A genomic window from Desulfatiglans anilini DSM 4660 includes:
- the acs gene encoding acetate--CoA ligase yields MVDESIKVLMSEERTFPPPEAFSRTAHIRSMAEYEALYKRSAEDPEGFWGEMAETHLNWYRKWDKVWDWDFHKPSIKFFVNGKLNASYNCLDRHLGGATRNKAAIIWEADDGSYRTYTYQQLAYEVNRFANVLKKNGIKKGDRVTIYLPMIPELVIAMLGCARIGAIHSIVFGGFSPQSLQDRILDCQSSMVVTADNGVRGGRLVPLKANADEAVKACPFVNRMIVVHRAGDAAMDPKRDVWWHDEMASPEVGNVCEPEVMDAEDPLFILYTSGSTGKPKGVLHTTGGYLLYTTLTFKWIFDYHDEHIHFCTADIGWVTGHSYIVYGPLAAGATSLMFEGIPTYPNAGRFWEIVDKHQANIIYTAPTAIRALMREGTSWVTRHDLSSLRLLGTVGEPINPEAWMWYYEHVGKGRLPIVDTWWQTETGGILITPLPGAMTLKPGSACRPFPGVFPKVVKEDGTPAGKNEGGYLIIEKPWPGMLRGTYGDPENKRIKEVYFSRLPGVYLTGDGARVDEDGDYWLMGRIDDVINISGHRLGTAEVESALVSHEAVAESAVVGFPHDVKGEGIYVFVTLKEGFQPSDELKKTLIQHVRKVIGPIASPDKLQFAPGLPKTRSGKIMRRILRKIAQGQLDELGDTSTLADPSVVDNLVKERL; encoded by the coding sequence ATGGTCGATGAAAGCATCAAGGTGTTGATGTCGGAAGAGCGGACCTTCCCGCCGCCGGAGGCATTCAGCAGGACGGCGCATATCCGCAGCATGGCGGAATACGAGGCGCTGTACAAGCGCTCGGCCGAAGACCCGGAGGGGTTCTGGGGCGAAATGGCCGAAACGCATCTGAACTGGTACCGGAAGTGGGACAAGGTCTGGGATTGGGATTTTCACAAACCCTCTATCAAATTCTTCGTGAACGGCAAATTGAACGCCTCCTACAACTGCCTCGACCGCCACCTCGGAGGGGCCACCCGCAACAAGGCGGCCATCATCTGGGAGGCGGACGACGGCAGCTACCGGACCTACACCTACCAGCAGCTCGCCTACGAAGTGAACCGCTTCGCGAACGTGCTCAAAAAGAACGGGATCAAGAAGGGTGATCGCGTCACGATCTATCTCCCCATGATCCCGGAGCTCGTCATCGCCATGCTGGGATGCGCGCGGATCGGGGCGATCCACAGCATCGTCTTCGGCGGGTTCAGCCCGCAGTCCCTCCAGGACCGGATCCTGGACTGCCAGTCGAGCATGGTGGTCACCGCCGACAACGGCGTCCGCGGCGGCCGGCTCGTCCCGCTCAAGGCCAACGCCGACGAAGCCGTCAAGGCGTGCCCGTTCGTCAATCGGATGATCGTCGTCCACCGGGCCGGGGATGCGGCCATGGACCCCAAGCGGGATGTCTGGTGGCACGACGAGATGGCCTCCCCCGAGGTGGGCAACGTCTGCGAACCCGAGGTGATGGATGCGGAAGACCCCCTATTCATCCTTTACACCTCGGGCTCGACCGGCAAACCGAAGGGCGTTCTCCACACCACCGGCGGCTATCTCCTCTACACCACGTTGACCTTCAAGTGGATCTTCGACTACCATGACGAACATATCCACTTTTGCACGGCGGACATCGGCTGGGTGACCGGGCACAGCTACATCGTCTACGGGCCGCTCGCGGCGGGCGCGACCAGCCTGATGTTCGAAGGGATCCCGACCTACCCGAACGCCGGCCGGTTCTGGGAGATCGTCGACAAACACCAGGCCAACATCATCTACACCGCCCCCACCGCCATCCGGGCCCTCATGCGCGAAGGGACCTCCTGGGTCACCCGCCACGATCTCTCGTCCTTGCGTCTGCTGGGAACCGTCGGGGAACCCATCAACCCCGAGGCCTGGATGTGGTATTATGAGCACGTAGGGAAAGGCCGGCTTCCGATCGTCGACACCTGGTGGCAGACGGAGACGGGAGGCATCCTGATCACGCCCCTTCCCGGTGCCATGACCCTCAAGCCCGGCTCGGCCTGCCGCCCCTTCCCGGGTGTATTTCCAAAGGTTGTGAAGGAGGACGGAACCCCGGCCGGGAAGAATGAAGGCGGCTATTTGATCATCGAAAAGCCCTGGCCCGGGATGCTCCGAGGGACCTACGGCGACCCGGAAAACAAGCGGATCAAGGAGGTCTACTTTTCGCGGCTCCCGGGCGTCTATCTGACCGGCGACGGCGCGCGGGTGGACGAGGACGGGGATTACTGGCTCATGGGGCGGATCGATGACGTCATCAACATCTCAGGACACCGCCTTGGAACCGCGGAGGTGGAGTCGGCCCTCGTCAGCCACGAAGCGGTGGCCGAATCCGCCGTGGTGGGCTTTCCCCACGACGTCAAGGGCGAGGGGATCTACGTCTTCGTGACCTTGAAGGAGGGCTTCCAGCCGAGCGACGAACTCAAGAAGACCCTCATCCAGCATGTCCGCAAGGTGATCGGCCCCATCGCATCCCCGGACAAGCTGCAATTCGCACCCGGGCTCCCCAAGACGCGCAGCGGCAAGATCATGCGCCGCATCCTGCGCAAGATCGCCCAGGGGCAGCTGGATGAACTCGGAGACACCTCCACCCTGGCCGACCCGTCGGTCGTCGACAACCTGGTGAAGGAGCGGCTCTAA
- a CDS encoding isochorismatase family protein, whose product MGDRFLLGKEQVLLVLIDLQERLAAAMEEKVKEMVIGNCLHLLEAARVLHLPVLVTEQYPRGLGPTLKEIRSALTVYEPFEKTAFDCCREIGFIEKVAAAGRPALLLAGMETHICILQTALGLMRAGYIVQVVQDAVCSRTKGNFRMGIAEMRDAGAVITATETVLFKLLVKAGTEPFKVISKRLK is encoded by the coding sequence ATGGGTGACAGATTCCTTCTTGGAAAAGAACAGGTCCTGCTTGTCCTGATCGACCTCCAGGAGAGACTCGCCGCCGCCATGGAGGAGAAGGTGAAAGAGATGGTCATCGGCAACTGCCTGCACCTGCTGGAGGCCGCCCGAGTGCTCCACCTCCCCGTCCTCGTGACCGAGCAGTATCCCAGAGGCCTGGGCCCCACCCTGAAGGAGATCCGGAGCGCTCTGACCGTTTATGAACCGTTCGAAAAAACCGCCTTCGACTGCTGCCGGGAGATCGGGTTCATCGAAAAGGTGGCGGCGGCGGGCAGGCCTGCGCTTCTTCTGGCGGGCATGGAAACGCACATCTGCATCCTCCAGACCGCCCTCGGCCTGATGCGTGCCGGATACATCGTCCAGGTCGTGCAGGACGCCGTCTGCTCCCGCACCAAGGGAAATTTCAGGATGGGGATTGCGGAGATGCGCGATGCCGGGGCCGTCATCACCGCCACCGAAACCGTTCTCTTCAAACTCCTCGTCAAGGCGGGCACCGAACCTTTCAAGGTCATCTCGAAGCGGCTGAAATAG
- a CDS encoding propionyl-CoA synthetase, which translates to MNYREAYTESIERPASFWGKAAEAIIWDRRWDTVLDDSRLPFCQWFKGGRLNTCFNAVDRHVQEGRGSQPAIIYDSPVTGTTSVATYQELLDRVARIAGFLKGLGVEKGDTVIVYMPMIPEAVLSMLACARLGAIHSVVFGGFAARELAVRIDDARPKAILSASCGIEVKRVIPYKPLLDEAIRIAVHKPEHCVILQRPMVEAPLVPGRDHDWEDLEAHAAPAGCVSVEATDPLYILYTSGTTGRPKGVVRDNGGHAVALAWSMKHIYNIGPGDVYWAASDVGWVVGHSYIVYAPLFMGATTIVYEGKPVGTPDPGAFWRVISEHGVKALFTAPTAIRAIKREDAQGAFLKPYNLSRFEALFLAGERTDPDTYHWASRLLQRPVIDHWWQTETGWAIAGNFLGLETFPIKPGSATMPMPGYNLKILDPATAKELGPNENGMIVVKLPLPPSNLPTLWKDDERFLNSYMKPYPGYYLTGDGGYMDEDGYVFVMGRVDDVLNVAGHRLSTGGMEEVLSRHPDVAECAVVGAADDLKGQVPVGMIVLKSGVDRPHEEIIAEVVRMVREEIGAVASFKKAVVVKRLPKTRSGKILRGTMRKLADGGAVAVPSTIDDPVILDEIRDSLVAIGYGPHPKNPG; encoded by the coding sequence ATGAATTATCGGGAAGCGTACACGGAATCGATCGAAAGGCCTGCGTCCTTCTGGGGAAAGGCCGCCGAAGCGATCATCTGGGACCGGAGATGGGACACGGTCCTGGACGACTCGCGGCTGCCGTTCTGTCAATGGTTCAAGGGAGGGCGCCTCAACACCTGCTTCAACGCCGTCGACCGGCACGTCCAGGAAGGAAGGGGGAGCCAGCCGGCGATCATTTATGACAGCCCGGTGACCGGCACCACTTCGGTGGCGACCTACCAGGAACTCCTCGACAGGGTCGCCCGCATCGCCGGGTTCCTGAAGGGCCTCGGGGTGGAAAAGGGGGATACGGTCATCGTCTACATGCCCATGATCCCCGAAGCGGTCCTCTCCATGCTGGCCTGCGCGCGGCTGGGCGCCATCCATTCGGTCGTCTTCGGCGGGTTCGCCGCACGGGAACTGGCTGTCCGCATCGACGACGCCCGGCCCAAGGCGATCCTTTCCGCCTCCTGTGGCATCGAGGTGAAGCGGGTGATCCCGTACAAGCCCCTCCTCGACGAGGCGATCCGGATCGCGGTCCACAAGCCCGAACACTGCGTCATCCTCCAGCGCCCGATGGTCGAGGCCCCCCTCGTCCCCGGCCGCGACCACGACTGGGAGGACCTGGAGGCGCACGCCGCCCCCGCCGGGTGCGTCTCCGTCGAAGCGACGGACCCCCTGTATATCCTTTACACCTCCGGGACCACCGGACGTCCGAAGGGGGTCGTCCGTGACAACGGCGGGCATGCCGTCGCGCTCGCCTGGAGCATGAAGCACATCTACAACATCGGCCCCGGCGATGTCTACTGGGCCGCCTCCGACGTCGGGTGGGTCGTCGGCCACTCCTACATCGTCTATGCGCCTCTTTTCATGGGGGCCACCACCATCGTCTACGAAGGGAAACCGGTCGGGACGCCGGACCCCGGCGCCTTCTGGCGCGTGATCTCCGAACATGGGGTCAAGGCGCTTTTTACGGCCCCCACCGCCATCCGCGCCATCAAGCGCGAAGACGCCCAGGGGGCCTTCCTCAAACCCTACAACCTCAGCCGGTTCGAGGCCCTTTTCCTGGCCGGGGAGCGGACCGACCCCGACACCTACCATTGGGCGAGCCGGCTGCTGCAGCGGCCCGTCATCGACCACTGGTGGCAGACCGAGACCGGCTGGGCGATCGCAGGCAACTTCCTGGGGCTCGAGACCTTTCCCATCAAGCCCGGGTCGGCGACCATGCCGATGCCCGGCTACAACCTGAAGATCCTGGACCCCGCGACGGCCAAGGAACTCGGACCCAACGAAAACGGGATGATCGTCGTGAAACTGCCTCTTCCCCCGAGCAACCTGCCGACCCTCTGGAAGGATGACGAACGCTTCCTGAACTCCTACATGAAGCCCTACCCGGGCTACTATCTGACCGGCGACGGAGGCTACATGGACGAGGACGGGTATGTCTTCGTCATGGGGCGGGTGGACGATGTGCTGAACGTGGCGGGGCACCGGCTTTCCACCGGCGGCATGGAGGAGGTCCTCTCGAGGCACCCGGATGTGGCGGAGTGCGCCGTGGTGGGCGCCGCCGACGACCTGAAGGGGCAGGTTCCGGTCGGCATGATCGTCCTGAAGAGCGGGGTCGACCGCCCGCACGAGGAGATCATCGCCGAGGTCGTCCGGATGGTCCGCGAAGAGATCGGCGCAGTAGCCTCGTTCAAGAAGGCGGTGGTGGTCAAACGCCTTCCGAAGACCCGGTCCGGAAAGATCCTGCGGGGCACGATGCGCAAGCTCGCCGACGGGGGGGCGGTCGCGGTGCCCTCGACCATCGACGACCCCGTCATCCTGGACGAGATCCGGGACTCCCTCGTGGCCATCGGGTACGGGCCTCACCCCAAAAATCCCGGCTGA
- a CDS encoding histone deacetylase family protein: MKKTGFLYDERFLLHRTGPFHPEAPERLEVIHRAARQNGLLGRLVPIAAVAADPQRVEAVHSIAHIRRFEEICLMGRSEMDHPDNQICEETFATAMLAVGGVLEAVRMVMEREVDNAFCAIRPPGHHAEEDRAMGFCFLNNIAIAARYLQTAWGLQRIGIVDFDVHHGNGTQHIFEKDPGVFFYSIHEHPTFAYPGTGREFERGTGPGLGFTLNSPILPGEGDAAYRHAFEKDLIPAFDQFEPEFILVSTGFDAHAEDDMSNIQLSTAGFSWVMEKITDLAERHAGGRLVSVLEGGYCLERLPELTRNHLGILLGLDRPGG; the protein is encoded by the coding sequence ATGAAAAAAACGGGTTTCCTCTATGACGAGCGCTTTCTGCTCCACCGCACGGGCCCTTTCCACCCGGAGGCACCGGAGCGTCTGGAGGTGATCCACAGGGCGGCGAGGCAAAACGGACTGCTCGGGCGGCTCGTGCCGATCGCCGCCGTCGCCGCCGATCCGCAGCGGGTGGAGGCCGTCCACAGCATCGCCCACATCCGCCGCTTCGAGGAAATCTGCCTGATGGGGCGCTCAGAGATGGACCACCCCGACAACCAGATCTGCGAGGAGACCTTCGCCACCGCCATGCTTGCCGTCGGCGGGGTGCTCGAGGCCGTGCGGATGGTCATGGAAAGGGAGGTCGACAACGCCTTCTGCGCGATCCGGCCACCGGGCCATCACGCCGAGGAAGACCGGGCGATGGGCTTCTGCTTCCTGAACAATATCGCCATCGCCGCCCGATATCTCCAGACGGCGTGGGGCCTCCAGCGGATCGGCATCGTCGATTTCGACGTCCACCACGGCAACGGGACGCAGCACATCTTCGAGAAGGACCCCGGCGTCTTCTTCTACTCCATCCACGAACACCCGACCTTCGCTTATCCCGGCACGGGCCGCGAGTTCGAGAGGGGGACCGGACCGGGCCTGGGCTTCACCCTGAACTCGCCGATCCTCCCCGGAGAAGGGGATGCCGCCTACCGGCACGCCTTCGAAAAGGATCTCATCCCGGCCTTCGACCAGTTCGAGCCGGAGTTCATCCTGGTGTCCACCGGCTTCGACGCCCATGCGGAGGACGACATGTCCAACATCCAGCTGTCGACCGCAGGATTTTCATGGGTGATGGAAAAAATCACGGACCTGGCCGAACGGCACGCCGGCGGGAGGCTGGTCTCGGTCCTCGAGGGCGGGTATTGCCTGGAGCGTCTGCCGGAGCTGACCCGCAATCACCTCGGGATCCTCCTCGGGCTTGACCGGCCAGGCGGCTGA
- a CDS encoding CBS and ACT domain-containing protein, translated as MFIERSMTRKVVTIGPEAGLLEAREAMKTHGIPSLPVVGEDGVLLGIVTDRDLRSALPSGLLTPEEARREHERMAAVQVKDLMTRDPVTVAPVHTLQDALILILRAHVGTLPVVDEHRRVIGIISLRDMLRAFEEVLGLNEPGTLLCVLADEHPGQMKRIVDAVTEEGIRLGSVLVARDWERDKRAFFPYLFTNNTIRIKRRLEALGFTLLNPLDWYLKPFRAGP; from the coding sequence ATGTTCATCGAACGGTCCATGACCCGCAAGGTCGTTACCATCGGCCCGGAGGCCGGCCTGCTCGAGGCCCGGGAAGCCATGAAGACGCACGGGATCCCCTCGCTTCCCGTGGTGGGGGAGGACGGGGTCCTGCTCGGCATCGTGACCGACCGCGACCTTCGGAGCGCCCTCCCGTCGGGGCTCCTGACGCCGGAGGAGGCCCGGAGGGAACACGAGCGGATGGCAGCGGTCCAGGTGAAGGATCTGATGACCAGGGACCCTGTGACCGTCGCCCCCGTGCACACTCTCCAGGACGCGCTGATCCTGATCCTGAGGGCCCATGTGGGCACCCTGCCGGTCGTCGACGAACACCGCAGGGTCATCGGGATCATCTCCCTCAGAGACATGCTGCGGGCCTTCGAGGAGGTCCTGGGGCTCAACGAGCCCGGGACGCTCCTGTGCGTTCTGGCCGACGAACACCCCGGTCAGATGAAGCGGATCGTGGACGCCGTCACCGAAGAGGGCATCCGCCTCGGCAGCGTCCTGGTGGCGCGGGATTGGGAGCGCGACAAACGAGCCTTTTTCCCCTATCTCTTCACCAACAACACCATCCGCATCAAGCGGCGGCTAGAGGCCCTGGGCTTCACGCTCCTCAACCCGCTCGACTGGTATCTGAAGCCGTTCCGCGCCGGACCATGA
- a CDS encoding glutamate synthase subunit beta codes for MGKTTGFLEYPRREPGYRPVAERLRDYRAVEQQLSHVEVQRQAARCMDCGTPFCHAFGCPLGNIVPEWNDWVYRGLYHEALEILLATNNFPEFTGRVCPAPCEAACVAGIGGDPVAIRHIELTVIEKGFEADWIHPLHPPVRRRERVAVIGAGPAGLAVADTLNQSGYPVTVFDSARRPGGLLRYGIPDFKLEKWVVDRRIALMEKEGVVFEPGVRVGEDLSYHYLRDRYDAVCLACGARAPRDLKVPGRDLKGIHFAMDYLTEQNRRVSGELSPSSAGIRAEGKRVVVIGGGDTGSDCVGTALRQGARSVLQFEILPKPPRERPASTPWPLWPNILRESHAHKEGCERRWSVTTRAFTGRDGVLTGLQCAEVVWESVEEGRPPVPREVPGTAFEVEADLVFLAMGFLGPRENRMLEELGVARDARGNVCADAHHMTSVDGLFVAGDMRQGQSLVVRAIADGRRAAEGIMAYLKRCGC; via the coding sequence ATGGGTAAGACAACGGGTTTTCTGGAATATCCGCGCCGGGAGCCGGGCTATCGGCCGGTGGCGGAGCGGTTGAGGGACTACCGGGCGGTCGAGCAGCAGCTCTCTCACGTAGAGGTGCAGCGCCAGGCCGCGCGCTGCATGGACTGCGGCACCCCCTTCTGCCATGCCTTCGGGTGCCCGCTCGGCAACATCGTCCCCGAGTGGAACGATTGGGTCTACCGGGGGCTGTACCACGAGGCGCTCGAGATCCTTCTCGCGACGAACAATTTCCCGGAGTTCACGGGCCGCGTGTGTCCGGCGCCCTGCGAGGCCGCCTGCGTGGCCGGGATCGGCGGGGATCCGGTCGCCATCCGTCACATCGAACTCACGGTGATCGAAAAGGGCTTCGAGGCCGACTGGATCCATCCGCTGCATCCCCCCGTCCGCCGCCGGGAGCGCGTGGCGGTCATCGGCGCCGGGCCGGCGGGTCTGGCGGTCGCCGACACCCTCAACCAGAGCGGCTACCCGGTTACGGTGTTCGACAGCGCCCGGCGGCCGGGCGGTCTTCTGCGCTATGGCATCCCGGATTTCAAGCTCGAGAAGTGGGTCGTCGACCGGCGCATCGCGCTGATGGAAAAGGAAGGGGTCGTCTTCGAGCCCGGCGTCCGGGTCGGCGAGGATCTGTCCTACCACTACCTGCGGGACCGGTACGACGCCGTCTGCCTCGCCTGCGGGGCCCGCGCCCCCAGGGATCTGAAGGTGCCCGGGCGCGATTTGAAGGGGATCCATTTCGCGATGGACTATCTGACGGAGCAGAACCGGCGCGTCTCGGGCGAGCTTTCGCCGTCCTCGGCCGGCATCCGCGCCGAGGGGAAGCGCGTGGTGGTGATCGGTGGGGGGGACACGGGCTCGGATTGCGTCGGCACCGCCCTCCGCCAGGGGGCCCGGAGCGTGCTGCAGTTCGAGATCCTGCCCAAACCCCCGCGGGAGCGCCCGGCATCCACCCCCTGGCCCCTGTGGCCCAATATTCTGCGCGAGAGCCATGCCCACAAGGAGGGCTGCGAGCGGCGCTGGTCGGTGACGACCCGGGCCTTCACGGGGCGGGACGGGGTGCTGACCGGCCTGCAGTGCGCGGAGGTCGTCTGGGAGAGCGTGGAGGAGGGCCGCCCGCCCGTTCCCCGGGAGGTTCCCGGTACGGCCTTCGAGGTCGAGGCGGACCTCGTCTTTCTGGCCATGGGGTTTCTCGGCCCCAGGGAGAACCGCATGCTGGAGGAACTGGGCGTTGCGCGCGATGCCCGGGGAAATGTCTGCGCGGATGCGCACCACATGACCTCGGTCGACGGCCTGTTCGTGGCGGGGGACATGCGCCAGGGGCAGTCCCTGGTGGTGCGGGCGATCGCCGACGGCCGGAGGGCCGCAGAGGGGATCATGGCCTACTTGAAGCGGTGCGGGTGTTGA